A region of the Streptomyces sp. NBC_00442 genome:
ACGACGGCACAGGACCGGCGGGCGCGGGGCGGCCACGGCCACGAGGGCCCAGGGCAGGCGGGGGCGGGGACGGGGGGCGGGATGACGGCGGAGAGTCCGGCGGCACGGCTGCGGGCGGCGAACGGCTGGGCGGTCGACATCGGTCTCGCCCTGCTGGTGCAGGTGGCGATGTCGATCCCGTTCGTCGTCGGGCGCCCCGACGGGCTGCGCCCCGCCACCTGGGCGGACTACGGGCTGACCTCGCTGTGTGTGCTGCCCCTGGTGTGGCGGCGCCGGGCCCCGGTGACGGTGGCGCTCGCGGTCCTGACGGCCGGCGCGGTGTACAAACTGACCCTCGACGGACCGGGCCAGCCGCTGCCCTACCCCGGGCTCGTCGCCCTGTATTCGGTGGCGGCGCTCTCCCCGCCGCGCCGCAGGATCGGGGTCGCCGCGCTGGTGGCCGCCCTCATCGTGCCCTCGGTGGCGCTCAACACCCAGGACGCCAAGGAGTTGATGTTCTCCTTCTTCGTCTTCGGCGCCGCGTACGCGCTCGGCCGGCTCACCCACACCCGGCAGGCCTACACACGGGCCGTCGAGGACCGTGCGGCGCAGTTGCAGCGGGCCAACCGGATCGAGGCCGAACAGGCCACGGCTCGTGAACGGGCGCGGATCGCCCGGGAGATGCACGACATCCTGTCCCATGCGGTCAGCATCATGATCGTGCAGGCGGAGGCGGGCCCGCTGGCGGTGCGGGCGGCGCCGGCGCGGGCCGAGGCCGCGTTCGAGGTGATCTCCGAGACGGGCCGGGACGCGATGGTGCAGCTGCGCCGGATGCTGGGCGTGCTGCGCGAGGAGGGTCCCGCGCACGCCGTCCCCGCCCCGCGCCGGCCGCAGCCGGGCGTCGCGGAACTGCCCGCGCTGGCCGAGCGCGTGTCCCTGAACGGCCCTTCGGTGGCGTACGAGGTGACGGGTGCGCCGTGCCCCCTGCCGCCCGATGCCGGGGTCACCGCGTACCGGATCGTGCAGGAGGCCCTGACGAACGTGGTCAAGCACGCGTCCGCCTCCTCGGTGTCCGTTCAACTGGCTTATGCGGCGGACGAGTTGACGATCACGGTCCTCGACAACGGCTGCGGGGCGGCGCCCGGCCCCGGGACCGGTGGCGGACACGGCCTGATCG
Encoded here:
- a CDS encoding sensor histidine kinase, with protein sequence MTAESPAARLRAANGWAVDIGLALLVQVAMSIPFVVGRPDGLRPATWADYGLTSLCVLPLVWRRRAPVTVALAVLTAGAVYKLTLDGPGQPLPYPGLVALYSVAALSPPRRRIGVAALVAALIVPSVALNTQDAKELMFSFFVFGAAYALGRLTHTRQAYTRAVEDRAAQLQRANRIEAEQATARERARIAREMHDILSHAVSIMIVQAEAGPLAVRAAPARAEAAFEVISETGRDAMVQLRRMLGVLREEGPAHAVPAPRRPQPGVAELPALAERVSLNGPSVAYEVTGAPCPLPPDAGVTAYRIVQEALTNVVKHASASSVSVQLAYAADELTITVLDNGCGAAPGPGTGGGHGLIGVRERAAAHGGTSAAGPGPGGRGFEVRAVIPLPPPEPRSRPVTSRTEVGP